TTTGTTCATTGGAGTCGGCATCGTTGTCCTTTGCCAGTAAAAGATTACcacgggagaagaagatgagcagtgaagaaaaaggaagacagaaaaaaaaaaaaaaggcctttagACGAAAATATCCCAAAATATGACTTGCAAAAATGGCATGTGTGATGCTTGTGCTCACCGGCCGACAAATATTTTGCCGAGAATATGTCATcattttaggtccttatttacaataatttcaattatcaaagaaagaaatattagaTTAGAAGGGGCGAGAATGACATGTATTCTCTTTCCGAgctctatttctattttccgaacGAGTTTCAATTAGagacaatcattttttttttcaaagagacACGTGCTTGATAACGATACAAAATTCATATTTCttgaataaaaatttatttgcaaacaatataaaatttctatggtTGCTGACCTCTAAGTTTCGGCCGGAGGATGGCGAAGGGCGAACCGGAGCTAAGGACTAGACATCGACGGTCGAGTAGATGGCAATCGGCGACCGGTGATAGGGACGCAAGAGAAAGCGAAACCGTACCCGCGAGAGAGTTAGTAACgagaaaaattcttattatttttatttcatcttcTCGTTCCAAACTTATTGGCCAAAAACTTGCCCGAAAATAGAAAAGCTAGAACGGTTGCGGAGCGCGTCCAAAATCACGAAACGATAAATATAAACGAAGCATGGATAAGAACAGAGAGAGAAGATAGAAACGAAAGCGGAACCCCGAAACAAGCCAGATTCTTGCGCATCTTCGTCGTCGCCTAGCGGCTTTCCTCATAGATCCTGGCCCATGGCGGCCGGCACCGTCGAGGAAGGCGGCTGAGCGGGTTAACTGTCTCGCTGACGTACGGACCAAACCGTGACGTGaagtgaggaggaggaggactcgTTCCAATggaaccaaaagccaaaacctTTGAACAAGTCGACAACAACCTCAATTACTCCCCCTCCGTGTTCCCGTGCTCTTgttcgtttctctctctcctctcgctTTCGTCATCTTTCACACCTCACTCCCTTCGACTTCTCTCTCTAGACGCCATTGACTTCACCTTCCCCCTCTCCAAATTCcacgctctctccctctctctctctctcttccatattTTCACCCCCCAACGCGCGGCGCGCGCTTCGGCGACTTCTCTTCATCTGCAGCCGCGATCGATCGCCCGCCATGTCCTCTTGAGCTCGCGCCGCTGTCTCTCGCCCCCTCTCTGCCCCCTGTTGATCTCATGGACGACTCGAACGAAATCgtcagcaacagcaacagcagcagcatcTATTGCGCTCCGACCGCCAACACCGACTCCCCCTTCTCCCGCGCGAACCCCACCGACGCGCCCTCCCTCGTCCGCCTCTCCGACAGCCTCGAGTCCGTCTTCGCCGCCGGGCGCGGGGGCTTTGACTTCTTCGCTGACGCCAAGATCGCCCTCGGGGATGGCCGCGAGGTGCCCGTCCACCGCTGCATCCTCTCCGCGAGGAGCGGGTTCTTCCGGGGCGCGTTCACCAGAGGGGAGACCAAGCTGGAGGTCAAGGACCTGGCAAAGGACTTCGAGATCGGGCACGACTCGCTCATGGCGGTCTTGGGATATCTTTACAGCGGCAAGGTGAAGCCGCCGCCGCCAGCTGTGCACGAGTGCGTGGACGAGGAGTGCCCGCACGCGGCCTGTCGGCCCGCCGTGGATTTCCTAGTTCAGGTGCTCTATGCGGCTTTCACGTTCCAGATTTCTGAGCTGGTGGGCCTGTACCAGGTGAGGAATGGTTTCAACTTGTTCTCGGAATGATGGATTTTTGTCTGATTTTGGTTGGCTTGTTGTTGCTTGTAAGAATCTGCAGCATTTATTTGGTTTCGTTTGTTAATTGTAGTTCAATCTTAGAATTAGACCCACATACCGAATGATGGTAGCTAATCTTAGCAGTATTTAATTGGGCCTTCTCTATGCGAGTGGATTTTCGTGGTGAGATAGCTAAACGATTTTACGTCTGGAAGAATAATTCGAGGAAATGATACTGTTGTTCTTGATTTATGCTGGGAGGAAAACATAATAAACTGGAAGGTCCTCTATAAGTTGATGAAACTTTTCTGCTATCACATTCTAATCCAGCGAAGATTCGCCCAAAATGGTAAAAAGTTTGGAAGAACTCTCTCGCTTGCTCTGTAGTTCCATCTCCATGTTCTAAAAAACTTTTCTTCTCTGTTATTGTCTCTGCAAAGATGTCCAAAGTGGCACAATGTAGTGTCTTTTTTACTTCATGATCCTGAAGAGTAAAGGGGTTGATCGTCCTTGTAAGTCTTGAATGCACTATAATGCATCTGATATTGTTACTTGTCATGGTAATGTACTCGATCTCATCCTTTATCCACGTTGAGCGTTCTTGTTCTTGTCTTTTGACTAGAGAATGGTTCTGTTGAGACAGTTCTCATTGTGTTTTTGAATTGCAGAAAGACCTGCTAGACATTCTTGACAAGGTTGCCATAGATGATCTACTGGTAGTTCTATCTGTTGCAAATATATGCAATAATGCATGTGAGGGTTTGTCGGCTCGTTGCATTGAGCTCGTTGTTAAATCAGATGTTGATGTGGTTACTCTAGACCGAGCTTTGCCCCATTGTATTGTTAAGCAGATCGTGGATGCCAGAATGGAACTTGGCTTGAAGAGGCCAGAATGTGACAGCTTTCCTGATAAGCACGTGAAGAGAATACATAGGGCTTTGGATTCAGACGATGTCGAACTAGTCAGAATGCTACTTAGGGAGGCACATACTACTCTTGATGATGCATGTGCACTCCATTATGCGGTTGCGTACTGTGATGCCAAGACTACCGCCGAACTTCTTGATCTTGGCATTGCCGATGTCAATCAAAGAAATCCCAGGGGCTATACCGTTCTGCATGTTGCGGCATTGAGGAAAGAGCCCAAGATTATTGTGTCTCTTTTAGTAAAAGGAGCCCGGGCATCTGACCTCACTTTGGATGGTAGAAAAGCACTTGAGATATCTAAGAGGCTCACTAGGGCTGCGGATTACTATAAATCAACTGAGGAAGGAAAAGCTTCGTCCAGGGAGCGACTGTGTGTGGAGATATTGGAGCAAGCTGAAAGAAGAGATCCTTTACTAGGAGAAGCCGCTCTTTCTCTTGCTATAGCAGGGGATGATCTGCGGAAGAAATTGTTATACCTGGAAAATAGAGGTggctttcttcttttgcctttgTCTTCGATGTAAATGCACAACAGTGAGCATTGTGAGTGTTTCTGTATATGCATGGATAGGCACATCATCGCATATGTATGTCGCATGCGAGCGGTTGTTGCTTGCTATAAAGATCACCATTCGGGTTGCATAGGAAAATCGCTCAACAGTTACACTTGATGGTGTCAATATATTCGTAACCTCGAGAAAAAACAAGCACTAAATAACTTGGTTTAACACATCTATCTTTGATTGGGTAATAGAGTATGTGCCAAACATGTAAACAATTTGGCTTTTCTTTGACATAACTTTCCTGGTTAATCATAATAACCTCATTTATGTGACCCCGTCTTGGATGCACGAACATTTGATGTTAGACAAATTCTGTGGTCTATGAATTAGTTGCAGTATCCTAGCTGTTATGTTACTGGAAACATGATTAATTAGTCGAATGAAATCTGTATTGAATTGTAAAATTAAGCAACTGAGAATCAGACCAAAAATTAGCAATAGCCAGACTATACTTTGTTCGGTTACTCTTGTTCCTGGACATTGGTTGATCAATGTAGTTTGTGCAATATATGACAGCAGGCTAATAATAGAACAAATGAATTAGGTAAGGGTTCATttaaaaatatgcaagacatgagtgtgtgttttgtttttttggtcgaacaagaCATAAGTGTTCATCAGGCACTCACCAAGGCATGGGAAGTGTATAAAGAGCActactttttctgttttcattgGGTTTAAATTCTGAAGGCATTATAACAAAGCATGGCAAGGAAATTTCGGGTACTTTTGATACATCTTATTCTTATGTTGTTTAAATATCTGATGGTGATTCTCACCCATGGTTCATTTGTCAGTTGCACTAGCTAAACTACTCTTTCCGATGGAAGCTCAAGTGGCAATGGATATTGCTCAAGTAGACGGTACTTCTGAGTATCCTTTGGTAAGCATCGAGAATTTGGCTCGAAAACAAGGGGCAAACGTGGATTTAAATGAAGCTCCTTTCAAAATCCAAGAGGAGAATCTGAATAGGATGAGAGCGCTCTCCAAAACAGGTAATACTCCTTTTGCATTTGAAGTTAGCTAGTCTCTAGGGTTAGCATAGTTGGTTGGGGTGTTGCAGATTTCTAAGATAGCTCTAGGTTAGAGTAACCTTCACAAGTCAAAAGCCTGGAGTTAACCGGTACTCGGGGCTCACAGGATGTTTCATCAATCTCCAGGTAGCGGGGTCTTCATATTTATCCCCTCGGATTATCAGAACAGTAAGATAGATAAAAATAACGAATTGGACTGAGCTTGTGTCGATAATGCGTTGATACTCTGGCATCGTCAAAGTGCACACTTGTCATAAACTTATCAGCTAACAGACGAAAAAGTACCCTTATTAGGTGATGTTCGTAATTCTTATATACTTTCTATGGTCATACTGACATCtattggcaccaaaaaaggTGACATCTTCATCATGTCGATCATTGATGAGTTAATACCCATAACTTAGGCTCCTCTTTTTGATAGATGCTTATTCGACAATGGAGTCTACAATGCATATGACCAGCTCTTGCTCAAACATGACCAATATGTATACGCTTGAACTCTTTAATTGCATTTCCTTCGTCTTTGTGAGCAGTGGAACTTGGAAAGCGCTTCTTTCCTCGATGCTCAGCCGTAATCAATAAGATCATCGATACTGACGACTTGTCATGGCTGGCGGCTGTTGGGGATGACACTCCAGAGGAACGACTGCGTAAGAAGCAAAGGCATACCGAAGTAAAAGAAGAGATGACTGAAGCTTTCACTCAAGACAAAGAGGAGACTGATAAGTCTAGCATATtgtcatcttcgtcttcaacTTCAATGAGTTTCCTGAAGCCTAATGGAATGGTAAGCTAATGACAAGCGACCAGTAGCGACACTGCGTGATTTAAGATGCCGAAAGACATCTTTCTCATTGtacaattttcccatttttttcctCCTGGCATGGTTCCACAGTTTTCCCATGTAATGTATCTTGAAAGCCAATCGTTTGCATAGAAGTAGCATAATGTAAGTACTCATCTACACAGCGAATAGATGAGGACTGATGTATGTACATGCATATGATTGTCTTAGTTGTATTTTTATCAGTCCATGCATATGATTGTCTTAGTTGTATTTTTCGGCTCTTTCAGCTGTTCGATGGATTTCTTACTGATGTAACCAGGTATTTAAGaatcataccaaaaaaaaaaaaaaaaaccaggtaTTTAAGAAGCTACATCTTCACGGTGATGAGAGATGCACTCAGAAAGTTTACTCTTCCATCGGTCTCGGTATCTCACTCTTATGGCCATATCAACTCGTCTCTAGTATTTTTTCCATTCGAACTGGTATATATCCGAGTTGTTGAGATAAAATACATATGGTTCTGATAAGGAGTTTCATTGGTGTAAATATTGCCTTTATCTTGTTCTAATGTATACTCTGTTGAATAGCGCATCCTTAATAATGGGAAAACAGAACATTCAGGTTGGAGaaatttgaggatgtcacacGGGGATCAGATCACACAACTCATCTAAATCTGCTTGTGCAGTGGTCCGTCTGCCTGGACACATCCCTCGTCAAATCACACCAACCTAGCCTGGACCATTCTTTAATCACATTCTACATGGGCGTTtgcatcttttggtaacatgagatCTCTTCGAAGGCGACCTTTTGCCTGAATCGCGAGGGTCTTGCTGCTACATCAACTTCACTTTGCTTGCATAATTAATTAGCATCGAAGTTTCCAGTGACAACCAAAAGCATCCACCCGTTTAGAGCCATATTATAATGAAAACATTCGGTAAAGAGGATGGACTCAGAAGTATTATGTGCTTTGTCAGATTGTTAGGAAGCATATTTAGTTGACTAATCCTGTCCCCCATGAGGCATGCATCGACCTCGTTTCTCATCCACAAATCGCGACTCATCCGCAGAAAAGATTTACATTAGGCTGAAAAGCTCGAGTCTTGAAATTTAGGTCAAGTGATGATGGGGCAAAGTGTTAACGCCATTGGAACTTGGTTAAAAAGCTCATTACTATAGGATGAGATACTGTCATACAATACTGCATATATCTATGAAACAAAGCTATGCAAAGTAAGTGGACTATCCAAGAGGTCATACCACACTGTAATTTACGTCTAACTCTGCAGCAGAGCTGTGTGTAACTAAGAGCTAATGGACTTTTTCAGGATCCAAGGGATTATGCACAAGTTGGAAGAATGGACTATCAGACATTTCTGAGCCTCCAACCTTTGGAACCAGCTCCATGCGCTCCAGAGCAAAGCCTAATTCAAACCCTGCCAAGGGAGAACCTCCCCATCTGTACGTCTTTGCAGGACGAGAATTAGATCATACGGCGGATCAAGGCATTAATGCCGCAGGTTGCTCCTTGAGTTCGTTCACGCCGCCCCAGTCAGGCGGCTCCCCGATCAGATACTCCAGTTCCAAGTATATGTTACTGTCATTGACGGCCAGTTCTTGGCCGATCTCTCCTTCAGTGATCAGGCTACTGTCATCCAGCAGCTTCTCCGACATTGCATTATAAATTGTGGACGCATCCCCGTGCACCGTTGCCTCATTATACTTTGGTTCGAGTGCATCAGTAAAATTCTCATTTGGCACCAGATTCACAGACCCATCTGGCTTCTGATCCACACAATCCGATAAAATCCCATTCTGGCCATCTCCACAGGCACTGAACTCATGGTCATTGTTCCCCTCGAAGTTGCGTCTATCGGGGTCAGGGTCAGAGGCGAGGAGCCTCCTTTTCTTAATGAATTTGCCCGCGTCAATCTCTCTGCTGGGCTTCTTCTTCTGAACCAGCTGCTCCACAAAATGGGGGTTCCTCATTGCTTTGGCCAGGAAGAGAAACATCTGCTGGTGCCGGCACTCCGCGCACCGAATCCGCTCTTCGACAGCGCCAATTTCACTCAGCGAACACTCCTGTTGCTGCCTCAGTTCGAGAATTTCCGACTTCAGTGTCTCCTGATCTACCTTGAGTGTCTGAATTTCAGACTCCGCCTCAGTTCTTTGAGCATCCATCACCGTTCTGTGAATATCCTCAGGAATTGTGTGTCCTTCTTGCTTCTTGGTGATTCTGCCTCTTCTCTTGATGTTCTTCAGCAAGTGCTTCTTCCCTCCCAGAAAGCCTTCGTTTGCGAATTCCCACCTGTCTGGATCAACTTTCCTGAAACCCTGAGGCACAGACAATGTTTCTATCATTCAGAGGTGGAAATTCCACCCAAAATGTACACACCTCAGGCCTCAAAAGGACAAGAACCATCCAATCTCAGAACAATAACAACATCGGAAAAAGACATGCATACTAGGGATAAATTCAAtctaagattaaaaaaaaaaaaacagcgactaaaaattcaaaagaaaaaagaatctgAGCTCACATAAGTGTTGAGCTGGCGAATGAAGCTAGAGAAGTTCTGGTGCTTGAAGTATTTGGGCAAGAGGTCCTTGGAGAACTCGTGCTGGTCCCAAACCACGAAGCTGTCCCGATTCTCGCTCCACGACACCACGGAGTCCGTCTCCGGGTCCTCCACCATCTCGAACGCCTTCTTCAAGAACGGCGGCGGCCCCACCTCGTTCAGCCCCTCCATCGGCTTCGGCGgcctctccgacggcggcggcggcgaggtcGAAGAACAGGAGGACGACCCGTTATTACCATTGTTGCAGACGGCGACCTGATCCATCACCATCCCTGCGTCCTCAGCATCTTCGTCTTCTTTGCCGCCGGCGGGCAAGCCAGAGGACAAGCTCGAAGAGCACGGCTTCTTATCCCTCGCTCGGCCACGATCGACTGCACCATCGTCACCATCGTCACCATAatcaccaccatcaccaccaaaATCAAAACCAACCTCTACCTTGATGGTCGCCCCAGTTTCCATTGCGGGCTCTTCCTGCGAAATGCTCGAGGAAACCGAAGGACACGGCACGCCGCCGCCGACACTGGCATCCACCACCATTTTCAGCCAGCTTTGCGTGAGGAAAGAAAGCGTCGTTGGCGTTTTGCGTTTTCGGTTAAGGAGTGAGGATGGAgatgggtgtgtgtgtgtgtgtgtgtgactaTGGCGTGTAGCGTGAGGCGAGGCTTGATATAGAAAGAGTTGTGAACTTGTGATGCGAAGACGGAGAGTCCAGAATCACAGTCGCAGCCTCGCAGTcatgtgtagagagagagagagagaaagtcgcCACGTCCTGCTTCGGACAGAGATGTTGCCATTTGTAGAGTGATCCTGCGCTCGGCCTCACCGCTTTTTGTCGCCACGCACTTCGAGTCCCTCGAGAATGTGGGAATTTCGATTTAGCCCCCTGAATTCAATTCTTTTGTGCATTGTGGCCCCAATTTCCACTTCCCTAGTTTCAACGACGAGCAATAATAGCCCCTTCACCTAAATGCACACTGAAACATCCAATGTACAGGCcgatttcattttttgattACACACGTAAATGGTTAAATACATGACCACCAATTTATGACACGCAATCGCGTTTCATCGATAATCAACTTCCTTTTATATCTTTATTACAATACTGGAAGCGATTGGGGGAATTCTTATACCCAAGTTTAAAAATGTGTCGGATTCAAATTAGCTGCTAATTTGATGCTCCAAAAGTCGATTTCCTGATCAGGAACGGCTACGACGGCAAAAGGGGCACTCTTGCTAAAGATccttaaaaaaatctaaaaaaaaaaaatcgtatatCGTTTCCAGAGGTTTGGGCCGGGCCGGACTAAGCCCAACCGATGGGGGTTGGCCGATCGAACCGTCggcccaaatggagcagcggttcctctctctctctctctctctctcactcacggACTACGAGGCGACCTCCCGCAACTCGGAAGAGCACCAGAGCCAGTCACTGAGTTCAAAAGCGAGGGAAAACCAAAACTCGCACAGAGACACAAACCCTACATTCTCtccccccacctctctctctctctccgtctccgAGACTGGCTCCTCAGCTTCCGCTGCGATGGCACGTCCGCAGTAGATGCTTCGCAGTCCGGACGTGCGACCGCTCCTCCGTCCCTTCACTTTCGCCCTAACCTCCACCGACGCAGCAGCTCGCTCCGGTGGCCATGGCGAGAATTTTTCGGGGCGCGTGTTGTCTCCGACGCTATCTGCTTCAACTAGAGGTATGTCCAGGAGGCGCGCTTTTGCTTCTCGCCCCTATTCCTTTTCTTCTGGAATTTTTTTCTCGGGGTGCGTGCTTTGCGGTTGGTGAAGTTTCAGTTTTGCTAGTGTTCTCGCAGTCTGAAATGCGATTCGCTCTTTTGCATGAGCTACTTAGTTTCTCACTTCGATCGTTCGCTTTGTTGTTCCGCGATCGTGCTTCACAGGGCCGTAGAACAGGGGCTTTGGGCTCGTATTCCCGGTTTTGTAACTTCTCTTCGAAAGGTTAGCTCCACTAACCTCTTGACGTGGTTTAAGTTTTAAATGCTGGTGCTATCGGTTCTTTGATATCATTTGGTGAGATATGGTTCACGGAAGATGGATAATCTGACAATCCTGTGCAGTCTGGGGTAATTACGAGTAACTTTTCTATGGAAGTGTGAACAAGCTGAGGAATAGCTTGTTTATAAGGGATATGCTCGTTACTTTGGTTGAGAGCCTATTGCAGCATTTCTGTCTCTACATTACCTTCCAACAAGTGCAAATGCTAACTGCGTGCATGTCCATTTTAATCGTTTATGCTTGTTCTCTACAGGACAGATTTCTTTTGAACGAAAAGTTTGGTTTCCGGACTGTGTGCTATCTATATGAATTATTTCTATAgagacaataattttttgtctgTTGTAAAGGTAGGAGAAAATCAAAATCCGATGGTAGCGACTCTAATGATGAAAATCTGTCTAAGAAGGACTTGGCCCTTCAACAAGCTCTGGATCAGATCACTTCCTCCTTTGGAAAGGGATCGATTATGTGGCTCGGCCGATCTCCCTCTCCCAGACACGTCCCGGTGATTTCCACCGGTTCTTTTGTTCTGGATATAGCTCTCGGTACTGGTGGATTTCCCAAGGTACTAGCTAACAGCCACCTACTCAGTTTTTCGCTAGTGACGGAATTGATATATTTGATGTTGAGAGTTTCTATTTATAATGCATGTTGGAATGCTAGAGGTATGTCCTCAGACTCACAAAATATACTGTATTTGAGTTCTTTTAGGGGCGTGTTGTGGAGATATATGGTCCTGAGGCGTCTGGAAAAACAACTCTGGCATTACATGTAATTGCTGAAGCTCAAAAGCTAGGAGGTAATagtgttttgtgtttttggaTGCTTTCGTAAAGTTTCTCAAGCAGATCATTGTAACTGTGCATTGATGCTGTAAGAAATTTGTCCACCATATCTTGTTCTGCTGTTTCAGTTTCTTGTAGGATTAAGTTCTTTTGTTGTAATGGAAGCATGTCTTCTTGTTTGAAATTCCAAACTGCCCGTGTCAAGAGAGGACACTTTGTACAGCAACTCATCTTGGAgtgtaaaaagcaaaaaaatgtgtgtagcaaaagaaaagacatCTGTCAATAAGTTGATGTTTTACGATATCTTTGACGATTATATGTGGCAAATGGCTATCTCTGCACTGTTTTGTCCAATGGAACAACATGTGCAGATACTGTTAAAGATGTCATTTTTAATAGGAGCATACAAGAATGAgctgtttttgtgtttttgggtTGTAACGGAATGTATTAGGCATCCTCTTTGGTTTTGTCGAGACTTGCTTTCATTTACTTAATATCTTTTACAGGATGTTAAAGCTGCTTATGTTGAATTGTTTAGGTCACTGTGTATTTGTTGATGCTGAGCATGCTCTCGATCCCGCATTGGCAGAGGCCATCGGCGTGAAGACTGAAAACTTGCTGCTGTCTCAGCCAGATTGTGGCGAGCAAGCTCTAAGTCTAGTCGATACTCTCATAAGAAGTGGTTCTGTGGATGTCGTCGTCGTCGATAGTGTAAGTAAGGTGCTTCTTATGGGTCTCAACGTCAACGCTTTAGATTTCTCGTAATGACTGTTTTCTCTCTTTGTCCAAGTACAGTTGGTTTACTTTGAGGACCTTTTTTATTGTTTCAATTGGCTTTTGCTGGATGCATTTTAGATGAGCATGTCTATTGGAACAAAATCTCTTACCGTTCTTTTGCATCGAGTGTAGGGTTGCATGGGCACATATTTATGTTTGAGCGCATATAGAAGATTAATGAGCCACAGTTATATGTCAGGTAGCTGCTCTTGTCCCCAAAGGTGAACTCGACGGTGAGATGGGTGATGCACACATGGCAATGCAAGCTAGGTTGATGAGCCAGGCTCTTCGCAAACTTAGTCATTCTCTATCACAATCACAGACTATATTGATCTTTTTAAATCAGGTATAATCTTTAGAAATCATAACTGGTTCATAATTGCTGGGGTTTATCTCCTTATTATGTAAGacgttgttttcttttctttgcatcTGCCAGAGCCTTACAAGTATATATAGTGGTCATATAATTGCCAATAGGTTGTGAAATTTTGTCCTTCCACTTGTTAGAGCTTGAATTTATTATCATGCTTGAAGGTTTAGCTATAAGAATTTGACATTGACTGCAACCTTGTTTGATTGGAGCAATCAATTAGATGCGGACAGGCTGATAAAAGATATTCAGTAGATACCCACTGAGATTTTCCAGATGACATAAGTATTTAACTCCAGTTGATCTTAGATGTGtatgccttcttttttttaaaatctttgtTACAATTGCCATGCATATCTGCTTTTGACATATTGATGTTAGGTCAATAAGTTATCTGAACATATAAGCTTCATCTTAATTCAGgtgagatcaaagctctccacTTTTGGAGGATTTGGTGGTCCCACTGAAGTTACTTGTGGTGGCAATGCTTTGAAGTTCTATGCCTCGGTGCGCCTAAATATACGGAAAATAGGGCTTATAAAGAAGGGGGAAGAGGTAACCTGCAAATTGACGCCTATATGCCATCAATATCCCTAAATATTCTTTATTTAAGCTGGAAACCTTTCCTGTTTGACCAATCTCTTAATGCAATGATTAATGAGCAGTATTTTTTAAGAGTGTGAGTTGTGTTCAGTGTCTGACTGCATTATATTTCTTTCTGCGAGTGCATGATTCCATTATTTGTTTGTTGGTTTCAGGTGAATAATTGAAATTTATATTAAGATTCAGTGGCAAATGAGTTTGGCACTTAAATGTTCGTGGATGTTATGGTCTTTCATTCTGGTCGTTTTACTAGTTGCATCTAATGTAAGCAGGATGGGATACTCCTATTTGGAGGTAAGAGAAAGAGTGTATGCGCGTTAATAGCATCTATTTTGTGGATATATTTTGGGACAAATCCAGTTCCAGATGCCCTGTGCTATAGCAGGTATCAGGGGTTTCATTCCTCTAAGTAAGACATAGGACTGAGCTAATTATTTTATGTAGTCAAAGTAAACATGGCACCCGCTCCATCTTTTTGCTAGAAAGCATTTCGTAGCAGGTGATGATCTGATCAAGCATTTATATGTTGCAATGTTCAAATATGTTGCCTGGACATATTTGCAGGGTCTATTTGTAATCCTTGTATTGTTAACCAGTACAGTGGGAATAATCTTGTGAAGCTTGATAGAAAGTGCTCCATTTCTTGTCAAAATATGGTTCTTGGTTCATATTCTTC
This genomic interval from Rhodamnia argentea isolate NSW1041297 chromosome 4, ASM2092103v1, whole genome shotgun sequence contains the following:
- the LOC115740696 gene encoding BTB/POZ domain and ankyrin repeat-containing protein NPR1; translation: MDDSNEIVSNSNSSSIYCAPTANTDSPFSRANPTDAPSLVRLSDSLESVFAAGRGGFDFFADAKIALGDGREVPVHRCILSARSGFFRGAFTRGETKLEVKDLAKDFEIGHDSLMAVLGYLYSGKVKPPPPAVHECVDEECPHAACRPAVDFLVQVLYAAFTFQISELVGLYQKDLLDILDKVAIDDLLVVLSVANICNNACEGLSARCIELVVKSDVDVVTLDRALPHCIVKQIVDARMELGLKRPECDSFPDKHVKRIHRALDSDDVELVRMLLREAHTTLDDACALHYAVAYCDAKTTAELLDLGIADVNQRNPRGYTVLHVAALRKEPKIIVSLLVKGARASDLTLDGRKALEISKRLTRAADYYKSTEEGKASSRERLCVEILEQAERRDPLLGEAALSLAIAGDDLRKKLLYLENRVALAKLLFPMEAQVAMDIAQVDGTSEYPLVSIENLARKQGANVDLNEAPFKIQEENLNRMRALSKTVELGKRFFPRCSAVINKIIDTDDLSWLAAVGDDTPEERLRKKQRHTEVKEEMTEAFTQDKEETDKSSILSSSSSTSMSFLKPNGMVS
- the LOC115740723 gene encoding heat stress transcription factor A-2-like; translation: MVVDASVGGGVPCPSVSSSISQEEPAMETGATIKVEVGFDFGGDGGDYGDDGDDGAVDRGRARDKKPCSSSLSSGLPAGGKEDEDAEDAGMVMDQVAVCNNGNNGSSSCSSTSPPPPSERPPKPMEGLNEVGPPPFLKKAFEMVEDPETDSVVSWSENRDSFVVWDQHEFSKDLLPKYFKHQNFSSFIRQLNTYGFRKVDPDRWEFANEGFLGGKKHLLKNIKRRGRITKKQEGHTIPEDIHRTVMDAQRTEAESEIQTLKVDQETLKSEILELRQQQECSLSEIGAVEERIRCAECRHQQMFLFLAKAMRNPHFVEQLVQKKKPSREIDAGKFIKKRRLLASDPDPDRRNFEGNNDHEFSACGDGQNGILSDCVDQKPDGSVNLVPNENFTDALEPKYNEATVHGDASTIYNAMSEKLLDDSSLITEGEIGQELAVNDSNIYLELEYLIGEPPDWGGVNELKEQPAALMP
- the LOC115740724 gene encoding DNA repair protein recA homolog 3, mitochondrial-like isoform X1, with the translated sequence MARIFRGACCLRRYLLQLEGRRTGALGSYSRFCNFSSKGRRKSKSDGSDSNDENLSKKDLALQQALDQITSSFGKGSIMWLGRSPSPRHVPVISTGSFVLDIALGTGGFPKGRVVEIYGPEASGKTTLALHVIAEAQKLGGHCVFVDAEHALDPALAEAIGVKTENLLLSQPDCGEQALSLVDTLIRSGSVDVVVVDSVSKVAALVPKGELDGEMGDAHMAMQARLMSQALRKLSHSLSQSQTILIFLNQVRSKLSTFGGFGGPTEVTCGGNALKFYASVRLNIRKIGLIKKGEETVGSQVQVKIVKNKLAPPFRTAQFELEFGKGICRVSEIIDLGLKHKFITKAGAMYTLNDRSFRGKEALKGFLNGNDIEREELMTKLREKLLVETDKELDKEAADGETSEEIISAETTDEDAATAVGV
- the LOC115740724 gene encoding DNA repair protein recA homolog 3, mitochondrial-like isoform X2, producing MARIFRGACCLRRYLLQLEGRRTGALGSYSRFCNFSSKGRRKSKSDGSDSNDENLSKKDLALQQALDQITSSFGKGSIMWLGRSPSPRHVPVISTGSFVLDIALGTGGFPKGRVVEIYGPEASGKTTLALHVIAEAQKLGGHCVFVDAEHALDPALAEAIGVKTENLLLSQPDCGEQALSLVDTLIRSGSVDVVVVDSVAALVPKGELDGEMGDAHMAMQARLMSQALRKLSHSLSQSQTILIFLNQVRSKLSTFGGFGGPTEVTCGGNALKFYASVRLNIRKIGLIKKGEETVGSQVQVKIVKNKLAPPFRTAQFELEFGKGICRVSEIIDLGLKHKFITKAGAMYTLNDRSFRGKEALKGFLNGNDIEREELMTKLREKLLVETDKELDKEAADGETSEEIISAETTDEDAATAVGV